Proteins encoded in a region of the Streptomyces sp. NBC_00310 genome:
- a CDS encoding MFS transporter — MSTTETPQAVALPEGPAFSARRAWAAVGIILVGEVMDLLDSLVTTIAGPTITRDMGGSQEFIQWLAAGYTIAMAAGLLVGGRLGDKYGRKNLFLTGLAGFTVTSLVSALATNPETLITARILQGLLGALMVPQALGIIRSLFPPDKVGMAFGVTGPVMALSGVAGPIMAGWLVDADYFGWSWRMIFAVNLPVGVLALVAGFVLLPRSQRQRDLEIDMVGALIAAAGMAAVIFPLVQGRELGWPWWVFVLLAAGIGTLAGFVRHQYHRADKGLSTLVLPALFGKKAFVSGLFIGILFFSVMMGGALLFGLFFQLGLGMSPLKAGLATIAQAAGMLLGFGLSQALGMARRTMFIGFAATAVGLLAALGTIAVQDDPVNAWWLSPALAVIGVGSGLAIAPFFDIVLSGVDEGETGSASGTLTSAQQVGNALGASVLGTVFFSVLNGRRGEGASAFTAATSAALLVALTLVAGAALCTRWLPERAVRPVEG; from the coding sequence ATGTCCACCACTGAAACGCCGCAGGCCGTGGCCTTGCCGGAAGGCCCTGCGTTCTCTGCCAGGCGGGCATGGGCGGCCGTCGGCATCATCCTCGTCGGCGAGGTCATGGATCTGCTCGACTCCCTGGTCACGACCATTGCCGGGCCGACGATCACGCGTGACATGGGCGGCTCGCAGGAGTTCATCCAGTGGCTCGCGGCCGGGTACACCATCGCCATGGCCGCCGGACTGCTCGTCGGCGGGCGGCTCGGCGACAAGTACGGGCGCAAGAACCTCTTCCTGACCGGTCTGGCCGGCTTCACCGTGACCTCGCTGGTCTCGGCGCTGGCGACCAACCCGGAGACCCTGATCACCGCCCGGATCCTGCAGGGTCTGCTGGGTGCGCTGATGGTGCCGCAGGCGCTCGGCATCATCAGGAGCCTCTTCCCGCCGGACAAGGTCGGCATGGCCTTCGGGGTGACCGGGCCCGTGATGGCGCTGTCCGGTGTGGCCGGGCCGATCATGGCGGGCTGGCTGGTCGACGCAGACTACTTCGGCTGGAGCTGGCGGATGATCTTCGCGGTCAACCTACCGGTCGGTGTCCTCGCCCTGGTGGCCGGGTTCGTCCTGCTGCCAAGGTCGCAGCGGCAGCGGGACCTCGAGATCGACATGGTCGGGGCGCTGATCGCCGCGGCTGGGATGGCCGCCGTGATCTTCCCGCTCGTGCAGGGCCGTGAGCTCGGCTGGCCCTGGTGGGTGTTCGTGCTGCTGGCCGCCGGCATCGGTACTCTCGCCGGCTTCGTCCGCCACCAGTACCACCGGGCGGACAAGGGCCTGTCGACGCTCGTCCTTCCCGCACTCTTCGGGAAGAAGGCCTTCGTCTCCGGGCTGTTCATCGGCATCCTCTTCTTCAGCGTCATGATGGGCGGCGCGCTGCTGTTCGGCCTCTTCTTCCAGCTCGGTCTCGGGATGAGCCCGCTGAAGGCGGGCCTCGCCACGATCGCGCAGGCGGCGGGCATGCTGCTCGGGTTCGGGTTGTCCCAGGCGCTCGGGATGGCGCGACGGACCATGTTCATCGGGTTCGCCGCCACCGCCGTCGGTCTGCTGGCGGCGCTGGGAACGATCGCCGTGCAGGACGATCCGGTGAACGCTTGGTGGCTGTCGCCCGCCCTCGCGGTGATCGGTGTCGGTTCCGGACTCGCCATCGCGCCGTTCTTCGACATCGTGCTCTCGGGTGTCGATGAGGGGGAGACCGGCTCCGCCTCGGGCACCCTGACCTCCGCCCAGCAGGTGGGCAACGCGCTCGGCGCCTCCGTACTCGGCACGGTCTTCTTCTCCGTCCTGAACGGGCGGCGCGGAGAGGGGGCGTCGGCCTTCACGGCGGCGACCTCGGCGGCGCTTCTGGTGGCCCTCACGCTCGTCGCGGGCGCCGCCCTGTGCACCCGGTGGCTGCCCGAGCGGGCTGTACGGCCCGTGGAGGGGTGA
- a CDS encoding cytochrome P450 codes for MNEIAVDAAPEFPILRTCPFSVPETYRKLDEAGGRVHQVRMSDGRRAWLITKNEDARAVLSDARFSSEKLRPGFPELSPGGLKALTYFSPFLVNMDGPEHSQARRAVLGEFSVRKINAMKPRIQRIVDTAIDRMLEQPDRPVDLVAHLAGPVPTLVLEAFLGVPADDLDAIERNTGKMLREARTEDDQRAAAEALHAHLDRVIAAKEESPADDFLSRQIDRSRREHGGVADRFELASLVQLLQIAGHASSAAMISLSVLTLLANPEQLNELTTDPARTPAVVEELLRFLSITDTGPLRLALEDVEIGGVRIRAGDGVMIPTLPANRDADAFPDPDRFDIGRASGTRHVAFGYGAHQCLGQNIVRTELQVILDRLFHRVPELRLAAEPDALPYKYFGQFFGPVELPVTW; via the coding sequence ATGAATGAGATCGCAGTGGACGCTGCCCCGGAATTTCCCATACTCCGCACCTGCCCGTTCAGCGTTCCGGAGACGTATCGGAAACTGGACGAGGCGGGCGGCCGGGTGCACCAGGTCCGCATGTCCGATGGGCGCCGCGCCTGGCTCATCACCAAGAACGAAGACGCCCGAGCGGTGCTTTCCGATGCCCGTTTCAGTTCCGAGAAACTTCGGCCCGGATTTCCCGAACTTTCTCCGGGCGGACTCAAGGCGCTGACCTATTTCTCGCCGTTTCTCGTGAACATGGACGGACCCGAGCACTCCCAGGCCCGCCGCGCGGTCCTCGGCGAGTTCTCCGTGCGCAAGATCAACGCCATGAAGCCGCGGATCCAGCGCATCGTCGACACGGCGATCGACCGGATGCTGGAGCAGCCGGACCGGCCGGTCGACCTCGTCGCGCACCTCGCGGGCCCCGTACCCACACTGGTGCTCGAGGCGTTCCTGGGTGTTCCGGCGGACGACCTCGACGCCATCGAGCGCAACACCGGGAAGATGCTGCGCGAGGCTCGGACGGAGGACGACCAGCGGGCCGCCGCCGAGGCCCTGCACGCCCACCTCGACCGTGTCATCGCGGCCAAGGAGGAGAGTCCGGCCGACGACTTCCTCAGCCGTCAGATCGACCGGTCCCGCCGGGAGCACGGAGGGGTCGCCGACCGTTTCGAACTCGCCAGTCTGGTGCAGCTCCTGCAGATCGCCGGACACGCCTCCAGTGCCGCGATGATCTCGCTGTCGGTGCTCACCCTGCTGGCCAACCCGGAGCAGCTGAACGAGCTCACCACCGACCCGGCCCGCACGCCAGCCGTGGTCGAGGAACTCCTACGCTTCCTGTCGATCACCGACACCGGGCCGCTCAGGCTGGCCCTGGAGGACGTGGAGATCGGCGGCGTCCGCATCCGCGCGGGCGACGGTGTCATGATTCCCACCCTGCCCGCGAACCGCGACGCCGACGCCTTCCCCGACCCCGACCGCTTCGACATCGGGCGAGCCTCGGGCACCCGCCATGTCGCGTTCGGCTACGGAGCACACCAGTGCCTCGGCCAGAACATCGTGCGCACCGAGCTCCAGGTGATCCTCGACCGCCTCTTCCACCGCGTCCCGGAGCTGCGGCTCGCCGCCGAACCCGACGCCCTGCCCTACAAGTACTTCGGCCAGTTCTTCGGCCCCGTCGAACTTCCCGTCACCTGGTAG
- a CDS encoding aromatase/cyclase, which translates to MPSELHESRHEIKISAPAETVYRMLAHAEDWPRLFPPNIYVDQVERGEREERIRIWATAGDTVKNWTSRRTLDPENLRIRFRQEVSTPPVAAMGGTWHIEALPSGDALVRLDHDYQAVDDESLAWLDDVVDRNSRAELESLKVTAESDGTADALTCSFEDTVTIRGAARDVYDFIDRADLWTDRLPHVLAVRLEEPAPGLQTLEMDTLSKDGTSHTTKSYRVCLPHHRIAYKQVTLPALISLHTGSWTVTPTEDGVTASSQHTFTVKTENVAKILGADATVQDAIDYVRTALSTNSMATLGLAKAFAEERAGGDRP; encoded by the coding sequence ATGCCGTCGGAGCTGCACGAGTCCCGTCACGAGATCAAGATCTCGGCCCCGGCCGAAACCGTCTACCGCATGCTCGCGCATGCCGAGGACTGGCCCCGTCTCTTCCCCCCGAACATCTACGTCGACCAGGTGGAGCGCGGCGAACGCGAGGAGCGCATCCGCATCTGGGCGACGGCCGGCGACACCGTCAAGAACTGGACGTCGCGCCGGACCCTCGACCCGGAGAACCTCCGCATCCGGTTCCGGCAGGAGGTCAGCACGCCCCCCGTGGCGGCGATGGGCGGCACCTGGCACATCGAGGCGCTCCCCTCCGGAGACGCGCTGGTGCGCCTCGACCACGACTACCAGGCGGTCGACGACGAGAGCCTCGCCTGGCTCGACGACGTCGTGGACCGCAACTCCCGCGCCGAGCTCGAGTCGCTGAAGGTGACAGCCGAGTCCGACGGTACTGCCGACGCGCTGACCTGCTCCTTCGAGGACACGGTCACGATCAGGGGCGCCGCCCGCGACGTGTACGACTTCATCGACCGGGCGGACCTGTGGACAGATCGCCTGCCGCACGTCCTCGCGGTGCGGCTGGAGGAGCCGGCACCGGGGCTGCAGACGCTCGAGATGGACACCTTGTCCAAGGACGGCACCTCGCACACCACGAAGTCGTACCGCGTGTGCCTGCCGCACCACCGGATCGCCTACAAGCAGGTCACGCTGCCCGCCCTGATCTCGCTGCACACCGGCAGCTGGACCGTTACGCCGACCGAGGACGGCGTGACGGCCTCCTCGCAGCACACGTTCACGGTCAAGACCGAGAACGTCGCGAAGATCCTGGGCGCGGACGCGACCGTACAGGACGCGATCGACTACGTCCGCACGGCGCTCAGCACCAACAGTATGGCGACCCTCGGTCTTGCCAAAGCGTTCGCCGAGGAGCGTGCCGGGGGCGACCGTCCATGA
- a CDS encoding LLM class F420-dependent oxidoreductase → MSIRLGYHIPYFHHTETVTGLFPALVAQVRAAEDAGFDLVTTMDHFYQPPLIGPPDGPMLEAYTLLGALAAATSRVQLSTMVTGIGYRNPALLAKMVTTLDVISQGRAVLGVGAGWHEQEHREYGYEFGTLAERFGRFEEALGVVVPMLRGARPRVEGRWFRAEGAINEPRVRDDVPLLLGGGGEKKTFAFAARHADHLNIICTTSELPRKMAALRTRCAEAGRDPATLETSFATPLIIDEDGERARKLLEEALARSGVNVGELTDSERAAASDRFFVGTPAEVTEQLQERVLCHGIDGLMANMLVNGHDPDAIALAGRTLAPLVGLAPETGTTT, encoded by the coding sequence GTGAGCATACGTCTCGGTTATCACATCCCGTACTTCCATCACACGGAGACGGTCACCGGCCTCTTCCCCGCACTGGTCGCCCAGGTGCGCGCCGCGGAGGACGCCGGGTTCGACCTGGTCACGACGATGGACCACTTCTACCAGCCGCCGCTGATCGGTCCGCCCGACGGCCCGATGCTGGAGGCGTACACCCTCCTCGGGGCGCTGGCTGCGGCCACCAGCCGTGTGCAGCTGTCGACCATGGTGACCGGCATCGGCTACCGCAATCCCGCCCTGCTGGCCAAGATGGTCACCACGCTCGACGTGATCAGCCAGGGGCGCGCCGTGCTCGGCGTCGGCGCCGGCTGGCATGAGCAGGAACACCGCGAGTACGGCTACGAGTTCGGTACCCTCGCCGAGCGATTCGGCCGGTTCGAGGAGGCGCTCGGCGTCGTCGTCCCGATGCTGCGCGGGGCGCGGCCGCGAGTCGAGGGGCGCTGGTTCCGCGCCGAGGGTGCCATCAACGAGCCCCGGGTCCGGGATGACGTACCGCTGCTGCTCGGAGGCGGTGGCGAGAAGAAGACGTTCGCCTTCGCCGCCCGGCACGCCGACCACCTCAACATCATCTGCACGACTTCCGAGCTGCCGCGGAAGATGGCGGCGCTGCGGACGCGGTGCGCCGAGGCCGGCCGGGATCCGGCGACGCTGGAGACCAGCTTCGCCACGCCGCTGATCATCGACGAGGACGGCGAGCGGGCCCGCAAGCTGCTGGAGGAGGCGCTGGCCAGGTCGGGCGTGAACGTGGGGGAACTGACGGACTCCGAACGGGCTGCGGCGAGCGACCGGTTCTTCGTCGGCACCCCGGCCGAGGTCACCGAGCAGCTCCAGGAGCGGGTGCTGTGCCACGGCATCGACGGGCTCATGGCCAACATGCTCGTCAACGGGCACGATCCGGACGCCATCGCACTGGCCGGGCGCACGCTGGCCCCGCTGGTCGGGCTCGCGCCGGAGACGGGGACGACGACATGA
- a CDS encoding response regulator transcription factor gives MEQRTEISESGILTVAAGGADRQRYRGGAGLLPTRPLPVSFPAFDTWQVLLVESEQRQQELLRQALGRHVHQVTCVDTGAKALEVYDQADVVLLGPDLPDIDGLEVCRAIRVTCDTPIIVITDRSSELDCVLALQAGADDYVVQPYGFRELMARMDAVMRRATRHRQGEHVIERGPLRIDTLTREVRLDSRLIPMSRKEFDLLHLLVVNPDSVVSRERIMRQVWENSWSRRTIDTHVSSIRQKLGAKSWILTVRGVGFRIGRGVPMMP, from the coding sequence ATGGAACAGCGTACTGAGATATCGGAAAGTGGCATACTCACGGTTGCTGCCGGCGGGGCCGATCGGCAGCGGTACCGCGGAGGCGCCGGCCTGCTGCCGACGCGGCCCCTCCCGGTCTCGTTCCCGGCCTTCGACACCTGGCAAGTGCTCCTCGTCGAGAGTGAGCAGCGGCAGCAAGAGCTGCTCAGACAGGCGCTGGGCCGGCATGTGCACCAGGTGACCTGCGTCGATACGGGTGCCAAGGCGCTTGAGGTCTACGACCAGGCGGACGTGGTGCTGCTGGGTCCCGACCTTCCCGACATCGACGGGCTGGAGGTGTGCCGGGCGATCCGGGTCACCTGTGACACCCCGATCATCGTCATCACGGACCGCTCGTCCGAGTTGGATTGTGTGCTGGCCCTCCAGGCCGGGGCCGATGACTATGTGGTCCAGCCGTACGGATTCCGGGAACTCATGGCCCGGATGGACGCGGTGATGCGACGGGCGACACGACACCGGCAGGGCGAGCACGTCATCGAGCGCGGCCCGTTGCGGATCGACACGCTCACCCGTGAAGTGCGGCTGGACAGCCGGCTGATCCCGATGAGCCGCAAGGAATTCGACCTGCTCCACCTGCTCGTGGTCAATCCCGACAGTGTCGTCTCGCGCGAGCGCATCATGCGCCAGGTCTGGGAGAACTCCTGGTCCCGACGTACGATCGACACGCACGTCAGCAGTATCCGCCAAAAACTCGGTGCAAAGTCCTGGATTCTCACTGTGCGCGGTGTCGGCTTCCGTATTGGGCGGGGCGTGCCCATGATGCCGTAA
- a CDS encoding ketosynthase chain-length factor, with amino-acid sequence MTASVVVTGLGVAAPNGLGGQDFWNATLAGKSGLGPLTHFDASGYPARLAGEIGDFVAEGQLPSRLMPQTDRVTRLSLVAADWALADAGVRPAELPEFRMGVSTASSAGGFAFSQHELKNLWSKGSQYVSAYQSFAWFYAVNTGQISIRNGMKGPSGVVVTDQAGGLDAVAQARRQIRKGTSLVVAGAVDSLLCSWGWAGLHTSGRLSTADEPTHAYLPFDDRAAGHVAGEGGALLIMESGDSARARGARVYGEIAGYAATFDGREPGLRKAVELALVDAAVTAADVDVVFADAAAETELDRVEAEAIVEVFGPHGVPVTAPKTMTGRLYAGGAALDLATAFLALGEDTIPPTVHTEPAERYGLDLVVSQPRAARLRTALVLARGHGGFNSAMVVRR; translated from the coding sequence GTGACGGCCTCAGTGGTGGTGACCGGCCTGGGTGTGGCGGCGCCCAACGGACTCGGTGGCCAGGATTTCTGGAACGCTACCCTCGCCGGCAAGAGCGGCCTCGGCCCGCTCACCCACTTCGACGCCTCCGGGTACCCGGCGCGGCTCGCCGGCGAGATCGGCGACTTCGTGGCCGAGGGGCAGCTGCCCAGCCGGCTGATGCCCCAGACCGACCGGGTCACCCGGCTCTCCCTCGTCGCGGCGGACTGGGCGCTCGCCGACGCCGGTGTGCGGCCGGCCGAACTGCCCGAGTTCCGCATGGGCGTGAGCACCGCGAGTTCGGCGGGCGGGTTCGCGTTCAGCCAGCACGAGCTGAAGAACCTGTGGAGCAAGGGCAGCCAGTACGTCAGCGCGTATCAGTCGTTCGCCTGGTTCTACGCGGTCAACACCGGCCAGATCTCCATCCGCAACGGCATGAAGGGCCCCAGCGGCGTGGTCGTCACCGACCAGGCCGGTGGGCTGGACGCGGTGGCCCAGGCCCGGCGCCAGATCCGCAAAGGCACCTCCCTCGTCGTCGCCGGCGCCGTCGACTCGCTGCTCTGCTCCTGGGGATGGGCCGGACTGCACACCAGCGGCCGCCTCAGCACCGCCGACGAGCCGACCCACGCCTACCTGCCCTTCGACGACCGGGCTGCCGGCCACGTGGCCGGTGAGGGCGGCGCCCTGCTCATCATGGAGTCGGGTGACTCCGCGAGGGCCCGCGGCGCCAGGGTGTACGGCGAGATCGCCGGGTACGCCGCCACCTTCGACGGACGCGAACCCGGTCTGCGCAAGGCCGTGGAGCTCGCCCTCGTGGACGCGGCCGTGACCGCCGCCGACGTGGACGTGGTGTTCGCCGACGCGGCGGCGGAGACGGAGCTCGACCGCGTCGAGGCCGAGGCGATCGTCGAGGTCTTCGGGCCGCACGGCGTACCGGTCACCGCGCCGAAGACGATGACGGGACGGCTGTACGCCGGAGGCGCGGCGCTCGATCTCGCCACGGCCTTCCTCGCCCTGGGCGAGGACACGATCCCGCCGACGGTCCACACCGAGCCGGCCGAACGCTACGGCCTCGACCTGGTCGTCTCCCAGCCCCGCGCCGCCCGCCTGCGCACCGCGCTCGTCCTCGCCCGGGGCCACGGCGGCTTCAACTCGGCGATGGTCGTGCGCCGCTGA
- a CDS encoding beta-ketoacyl-[acyl-carrier-protein] synthase family protein encodes MTARRVVITGVEVLAPGGVGARKFWELLTEGRTATRGITFFDPSPFRSRVAAEVDFDPYAHGLTPQEVRRMDRAAQFAVVAARGAVADSGLALDGYDPYRIGVTVGTAVGSTMSLDEDYRIVSDDGRLDLVDHTYADPHFYNYFVPSSFAAEVARTVGAQGPSSVVSAGCTSGLDSVGYAAELIREGTVDVVVAGATDAPISPITLACFDAIKATTPRNDEPEHASRPFDGTRNGFVLGEGAAVFVLEELGSAQRRGARVYAEIAGYATRSNAYHMTGLRADGGEMAEAITVALDEARMNPTDIDYINAHGSGTKQNDRHETAAFKRSLGDHAYRTPVSSIKSMVGHSLGAIGSIEIAASILAIRNNVVPPTANLHTPDPECDLDYVPLTARDQLVDTVLTVGSGFGGFQSAMVLAQPERSVA; translated from the coding sequence GTGACCGCGCGACGAGTCGTCATCACCGGCGTCGAGGTCCTCGCCCCCGGCGGGGTCGGAGCCCGGAAGTTCTGGGAGCTGCTGACCGAGGGACGCACCGCGACCCGGGGCATCACCTTCTTCGACCCCTCACCGTTCCGCTCCCGCGTGGCCGCCGAGGTCGACTTCGACCCGTACGCGCACGGCCTGACTCCGCAGGAGGTCCGGCGGATGGACCGGGCCGCCCAGTTCGCGGTGGTCGCCGCGCGTGGCGCCGTCGCCGACAGCGGCCTGGCCCTCGACGGGTACGACCCCTACCGGATCGGCGTCACGGTCGGTACCGCCGTCGGCTCCACCATGAGCCTCGACGAGGACTACCGGATCGTCAGCGACGACGGCCGCCTCGACCTGGTCGACCACACCTACGCCGACCCGCACTTCTACAACTACTTCGTACCGAGTTCCTTCGCGGCCGAGGTCGCCCGCACCGTCGGCGCGCAGGGACCGAGCAGCGTCGTGTCGGCGGGCTGCACTTCCGGGCTCGACTCGGTCGGCTACGCCGCCGAGCTGATCCGCGAGGGCACGGTCGACGTCGTGGTCGCCGGCGCCACCGATGCGCCGATCTCGCCGATCACTCTCGCCTGCTTCGACGCCATCAAGGCAACCACGCCACGCAACGACGAGCCGGAGCACGCCTCCCGGCCCTTCGACGGCACCCGCAACGGGTTCGTGCTCGGCGAGGGCGCCGCGGTATTCGTGCTCGAGGAACTCGGGAGCGCGCAGCGCCGGGGCGCCCGTGTCTACGCGGAGATCGCGGGATACGCCACCCGAAGCAACGCGTACCACATGACGGGCCTGCGCGCCGACGGCGGGGAGATGGCCGAGGCGATCACCGTCGCCCTCGACGAGGCCCGGATGAATCCCACGGACATCGACTACATCAACGCGCACGGCTCGGGGACCAAGCAGAACGACCGCCACGAGACCGCCGCGTTCAAGCGCAGCCTGGGCGACCACGCGTACCGGACACCCGTGAGCTCCATCAAGTCCATGGTGGGGCACTCGCTGGGCGCGATCGGATCCATCGAGATCGCCGCGTCGATCCTCGCGATCCGGAACAACGTCGTACCGCCCACGGCGAACCTGCACACTCCCGACCCCGAGTGCGACCTGGACTACGTGCCGCTCACCGCCCGCGATCAGCTCGTCGACACCGTCCTCACGGTCGGCAGCGGCTTCGGCGGGTTCCAGAGCGCCATGGTGCTGGCCCAGCCTGAAAGGAGTGTGGCGTGA
- a CDS encoding SDR family NAD(P)-dependent oxidoreductase: MTEQKSRVVLVTGATSGIGLAVTRLLAGQGHRVFIGSRTEDKVVTTVKQLQEEQLDVDGVVLDVRSPDSIRGFVQAAVERFGTVDGLVNNAGIPGGGVTADISDELWDDIVDTNLNSVFRLTREVLTTGGLRHKDWGRVINIASTAGKQGVVLGAPYSASKHGVVGFTKALGNELAPTGITVNAVCPGYVETPMAEHVRRNYSRLSGASEAAILEKFQAKIPLGRYSTAAEVAGLVGYLMTDTAASITAQALNVCGGLGNF; the protein is encoded by the coding sequence ATGACAGAGCAGAAGAGCCGGGTCGTCCTGGTGACGGGTGCCACCAGCGGCATCGGTCTGGCCGTCACCCGGCTGCTGGCCGGGCAGGGGCACCGGGTGTTCATCGGGTCCCGCACCGAGGACAAGGTCGTCACGACCGTCAAGCAGCTCCAGGAGGAGCAGCTCGACGTGGACGGCGTCGTCCTGGACGTGCGGTCCCCGGACTCGATCCGCGGATTCGTCCAGGCGGCCGTCGAGCGGTTCGGCACGGTCGACGGGCTCGTCAACAACGCGGGGATCCCGGGCGGTGGAGTCACGGCCGACATCTCCGACGAACTGTGGGACGACATCGTCGACACGAACCTCAACAGCGTGTTCCGCCTGACCCGCGAGGTGCTGACCACGGGCGGGCTGCGGCACAAGGACTGGGGGCGCGTCATCAACATCGCCTCCACGGCCGGTAAGCAGGGCGTCGTCCTGGGTGCCCCGTACTCCGCGTCCAAGCACGGCGTCGTCGGTTTCACCAAGGCGCTGGGCAACGAACTGGCTCCCACCGGCATCACGGTCAACGCTGTCTGCCCGGGCTATGTCGAGACCCCGATGGCCGAGCACGTACGGCGGAACTACTCCCGCCTGTCCGGTGCCTCTGAGGCGGCGATCCTGGAGAAGTTCCAGGCCAAGATCCCGCTGGGCCGGTACTCCACCGCCGCGGAAGTGGCGGGTCTGGTCGGCTACCTGATGACCGACACGGCGGCGTCCATCACCGCCCAGGCCCTGAACGTCTGCGGCGGCCTCGGCAACTTCTGA
- a CDS encoding acyl carrier protein produces MSRIFTLNDLKRILLEGSGAPDGTGLEGDILDADFADIGYDSLALLETASRVEREYGIELDETVVGEASTPRALLEAISAHLLAQAA; encoded by the coding sequence ATGTCCCGCATCTTCACGCTCAACGACCTCAAGCGGATCCTCCTCGAAGGCTCCGGCGCCCCCGACGGCACCGGCCTTGAAGGGGACATCCTCGACGCCGACTTCGCCGACATCGGCTACGACTCGCTCGCCCTGCTGGAGACCGCCAGCCGCGTCGAGCGCGAGTACGGCATCGAGCTGGACGAGACCGTCGTGGGGGAGGCGAGCACGCCCCGCGCCCTCCTCGAGGCCATCTCCGCCCACCTGCTCGCTCAGGCCGCCTGA
- a CDS encoding TcmI family type II polyketide cyclase, whose product MFTVVSVGRLDEDCSKEIAEIFSDFDAVTAPRVSGLKRRQLYAYYDVFVHIQDFTGESAGAAADEAAKEFRGTELSERLAPLVTAYNPTVADDRAVAFYHWEGEPSVDKETGLHSTVIVNRVADEVIPEVARLFGELDATDFPYRMGTRRRQLFAYQGVYFHIQDFPSENGTAVIDQAWKEADPRFVKICADLDPLVKKYAPERWRSTADQIAARFYHWEAAQ is encoded by the coding sequence ATGTTCACTGTGGTGAGCGTGGGCAGACTGGACGAGGATTGCAGCAAGGAGATAGCAGAGATCTTCTCCGACTTTGATGCGGTCACCGCGCCCCGGGTATCCGGGCTGAAGCGTCGGCAGCTGTACGCCTACTACGACGTCTTCGTCCATATTCAGGACTTCACCGGAGAGAGCGCCGGCGCGGCGGCCGACGAAGCGGCGAAGGAATTCCGGGGGACCGAACTCAGCGAGCGGCTGGCACCGCTGGTCACGGCCTACAACCCGACCGTGGCCGACGACCGTGCCGTCGCTTTCTACCACTGGGAGGGCGAGCCGTCGGTCGACAAGGAGACCGGCTTGCACAGCACGGTGATCGTGAACCGGGTCGCCGACGAGGTCATCCCCGAGGTGGCCCGGCTCTTCGGCGAACTGGACGCCACCGACTTCCCGTACCGGATGGGCACCCGGCGCCGGCAGCTGTTCGCGTACCAGGGCGTGTACTTCCACATCCAGGACTTCCCGAGCGAGAACGGCACCGCCGTGATCGATCAGGCGTGGAAGGAGGCCGACCCCCGCTTCGTGAAGATCTGCGCGGACCTGGACCCGCTGGTGAAGAAGTACGCCCCGGAGCGCTGGCGCTCCACGGCCGACCAGATCGCCGCCCGCTTCTACCACTGGGAGGCGGCGCAGTGA
- a CDS encoding TetR/AcrR family transcriptional regulator: MRQKSNSAEVPLPPWEVRRKTEVPQRAPLTAERIVDAALAVVDTEGSAAVTMRRIASDLGVVASSLYAHVRNREELLLLVLERVMKEVGVPEVTGQWDADLKAHYTKMQRVLSAHGDVALYNFAAFPPTAIGVAITERLLSVLLNVGVPPKIAAWALHRLTLYTTADVYEGWRLANKDLDDWIDPVRDYFASLPADRFPSIVGNVDVMLDTDSDGRFELGLDMLISGLATFVTD; the protein is encoded by the coding sequence ATGCGTCAGAAGTCGAACTCCGCCGAGGTACCCCTCCCGCCATGGGAGGTGCGCCGGAAAACCGAGGTTCCCCAACGTGCTCCGCTCACGGCGGAGCGGATCGTCGACGCCGCGCTCGCGGTCGTCGACACCGAGGGCAGTGCCGCTGTCACCATGCGCCGGATCGCCAGCGACCTGGGCGTGGTCGCGTCCAGCCTTTACGCGCACGTGCGCAACCGCGAGGAGCTACTGCTCCTGGTGCTGGAGCGGGTGATGAAGGAGGTCGGCGTCCCGGAGGTCACCGGGCAGTGGGACGCGGACCTCAAGGCGCACTACACGAAGATGCAGCGCGTGCTGTCCGCCCACGGCGACGTCGCCCTCTACAATTTCGCGGCCTTCCCGCCCACCGCCATCGGCGTGGCCATCACCGAGCGGCTGCTGTCGGTCCTGCTGAACGTGGGCGTCCCCCCGAAGATCGCGGCTTGGGCCCTGCACCGGCTCACCCTGTACACGACGGCCGACGTCTACGAGGGCTGGCGCCTGGCGAACAAGGACCTGGACGACTGGATCGATCCCGTCCGCGACTACTTCGCGTCCCTGCCCGCGGACCGGTTCCCGTCCATCGTCGGCAACGTGGACGTCATGCTGGACACCGACAGCGACGGCAGGTTCGAACTGGGCCTGGACATGCTGATCTCCGGGCTGGCGACGTTCGTCACGGACTGA